Proteins encoded by one window of Luteimonas yindakuii:
- a CDS encoding aldo/keto reductase, with amino-acid sequence MTAPRDLRPLGRSGLQIRPFAFGGNVFGWSVDEATTFALLDAFTAAGFAFIDTADAYPAWVPGNRGGESETLIGRWLARRGRRDDVFIATKVAKWSERPGLSPDNIARAADESLRRLQVETIDVYFAHEDDPGVPIEDVLGAFSRLIEQGKVRTIGASNFSAVRLAEALEIAERHGLPRYEVLQPEYNLYDRMGYEAELEPMAVEHGLGVVSYYSLASGFLSGKYRSREDAARSAARGSTVVDRYLNPRGQRILAALDDIAAAHRATPAQVALAWLVARPSITAPIASATTTAQLDELLQAAALALSADETAALDAASSSE; translated from the coding sequence ATGACCGCACCCCGTGACCTGCGCCCGCTGGGCCGTTCCGGCCTGCAGATCCGCCCGTTCGCGTTCGGTGGCAACGTGTTCGGCTGGAGCGTCGACGAAGCCACCACCTTCGCCCTGCTCGATGCATTCACCGCCGCCGGCTTCGCCTTCATCGACACCGCCGACGCCTACCCGGCCTGGGTGCCGGGCAACCGCGGCGGTGAATCGGAAACGCTGATCGGGCGCTGGCTGGCGCGCCGCGGCCGCCGCGACGACGTGTTCATCGCCACCAAGGTCGCGAAGTGGAGCGAACGACCCGGCCTGTCGCCGGACAACATCGCCCGCGCCGCCGACGAATCACTGCGCCGGCTGCAGGTCGAGACCATCGATGTCTATTTCGCCCACGAGGACGATCCGGGGGTGCCGATCGAGGACGTGCTGGGTGCGTTCTCGCGGCTGATCGAACAGGGCAAGGTGCGCACCATCGGCGCGTCGAACTTCAGCGCCGTGCGCCTGGCCGAGGCGCTGGAGATCGCCGAGCGCCATGGCCTGCCGCGCTACGAGGTGCTGCAGCCCGAGTACAACCTCTACGACCGCATGGGTTACGAGGCCGAACTCGAACCGATGGCGGTCGAGCACGGCCTCGGCGTGGTCAGCTACTACTCGCTGGCCAGCGGCTTCCTGAGCGGCAAGTACCGGAGTCGGGAGGATGCGGCGCGCAGCGCCGCGCGTGGCAGCACCGTTGTCGACCGGTACCTCAACCCGCGTGGCCAACGCATCCTCGCCGCGCTCGACGACATCGCCGCCGCGCACCGCGCAACCCCGGCGCAGGTCGCGCTGGCGTGGCTGGTGGCGCGGCCGTCGATCACCGCGCCGATCGCCAGCGCCACCACCACGGCACAGCTCGACGAACTGCTGCAGGCCGCGGCACTGGCCCTGTCCGCTGACGAAACCGCCGCGCTCGACGCGGCCAGCAGCAGCGAGTGA
- the panE gene encoding 2-dehydropantoate 2-reductase, producing MRILVLGAGGTGGYFGGRLAQAGVDVTFLVRPARAAALSADGLRLRSPLGDASLPVRCLTADALADAVAQAPYDLAVLSCKAYDLDSAMDAIAPAIGPGTAVLPILNGLRHYPLLDARFGAGQVIGGLCFISVSKADNGSIVHHGSAASITFGERNGAPGARCAAFAQACAQAGIDHLHADDIAREQWIKFTFLATLAAATCLMRASVGGIVATDEGAGVITALYAETLAAAAAAGHPVPDSARATALGQLTRAGSPLKASMLHDLEAGRRVEAAHIVGDMLARVRAAGETAPLLAAAYCHLQAYEALRTG from the coding sequence ATGCGCATCCTGGTGCTCGGCGCCGGTGGAACCGGCGGCTATTTCGGTGGCCGGCTCGCACAGGCCGGCGTGGACGTGACCTTCCTGGTGCGACCGGCGCGCGCTGCCGCGCTTTCCGCCGATGGCCTGCGCCTGCGCAGCCCGCTCGGCGACGCCAGCCTGCCGGTGCGCTGCCTCACCGCCGATGCCCTGGCCGATGCGGTCGCGCAGGCGCCATACGACCTCGCCGTGCTGAGCTGCAAGGCCTATGACCTCGACAGCGCCATGGACGCGATCGCCCCGGCCATAGGTCCCGGCACCGCGGTGCTGCCGATCCTCAACGGCCTGCGCCACTACCCGCTGCTGGATGCCCGCTTCGGCGCCGGGCAGGTCATCGGCGGCCTGTGTTTCATCAGCGTCAGCAAGGCCGATAACGGCAGCATCGTCCACCATGGCAGCGCCGCGTCGATCACCTTCGGCGAACGCAACGGCGCGCCCGGCGCGCGCTGCGCCGCATTCGCGCAGGCCTGCGCACAGGCCGGCATCGACCACCTGCATGCCGACGACATCGCCCGCGAGCAGTGGATCAAGTTCACCTTCCTCGCGACCCTTGCCGCCGCCACCTGCCTGATGCGCGCGAGCGTCGGCGGCATCGTCGCCACCGACGAGGGTGCGGGAGTCATCACCGCGCTGTATGCCGAAACCCTCGCCGCCGCCGCGGCCGCCGGGCATCCGGTGCCCGACAGCGCGCGCGCCACCGCGCTGGGGCAGCTGACCCGGGCCGGTTCGCCGCTGAAGGCGTCGATGCTGCATGACCTGGAGGCGGGCCGAAGGGTGGAGGCCGCGCATATCGTCGGCGACATGCTCGCGCGTGTGCGGGCGGCCGGTGAAACGGCCCCGCTGCTGGCCGCGGCCTACTGCCACCTGCAGGCGTACGAGGCGCTGCGCACCGGCTGA
- a CDS encoding NADP-dependent oxidoreductase, producing the protein MSQAVRNRRIVLAARPRGEPVDSDFRLDDEVLPLPRKGQVLLRNHWLSLDPYMRGRMNAGRSYVRPLEIGDTLGGATVAQVVESMHPEWAPGDWVLAYGGWQDYVVAEGDTLTRRLDPTTLPLTTALGVYGMPGFTAYAGLHEIGRPKPGETLVVAAASGPVGATVGQIAKLRGARVVGIAGGERKVAHLRDELGFDVALDHRAPDFAAQLAAAVPDGIDVYFENVGGKVFEAVLPLFNDFARVPVCGLVSHYNDTAPPPGPDRLPQAMGLILSRHLTVRGFIQSDFIGLYPEFLREMGAWLREDRILYREDVVDGLEHAPQGLIGLLRGDNFGKRLVRIVP; encoded by the coding sequence ATGAGCCAGGCCGTCCGCAACCGTCGCATCGTCCTCGCAGCACGCCCGCGTGGCGAACCCGTCGACAGCGATTTCCGCCTCGACGACGAGGTGCTGCCGTTGCCGCGCAAGGGCCAGGTGCTGCTGCGCAACCACTGGCTGTCGCTGGACCCGTACATGCGCGGGCGCATGAATGCCGGCCGCTCCTACGTACGGCCGCTGGAGATCGGCGACACCCTCGGCGGGGCCACCGTGGCGCAGGTGGTCGAATCGATGCATCCGGAGTGGGCCCCCGGCGACTGGGTGCTCGCCTACGGCGGCTGGCAGGACTATGTGGTCGCCGAGGGCGACACGCTCACGCGCCGGCTCGATCCCACCACGCTGCCGCTGACCACCGCGCTCGGCGTCTATGGCATGCCCGGCTTCACCGCCTACGCCGGCCTGCACGAGATCGGCCGCCCGAAACCCGGCGAGACACTGGTGGTCGCGGCGGCGAGCGGCCCGGTTGGCGCGACCGTGGGGCAGATCGCGAAGTTGCGCGGCGCGCGCGTGGTAGGCATCGCCGGCGGCGAACGCAAGGTCGCGCACCTGCGCGACGAACTCGGCTTCGACGTCGCCCTCGACCATCGCGCGCCCGACTTCGCCGCGCAGCTCGCCGCCGCGGTCCCGGACGGTATCGACGTCTATTTCGAGAACGTCGGCGGGAAGGTGTTCGAGGCGGTGCTGCCGCTGTTCAACGACTTCGCCCGCGTGCCGGTGTGCGGGCTGGTCTCGCACTACAACGACACCGCGCCGCCGCCCGGTCCCGACCGGCTGCCGCAGGCGATGGGGCTGATCCTCAGCCGGCATCTCACCGTGCGCGGCTTCATCCAGAGCGACTTCATCGGCCTGTACCCGGAATTCCTGCGCGAGATGGGCGCGTGGCTGCGCGAGGACCGCATCCTCTACCGCGAGGACGTGGTCGACGGGCTGGAGCATGCGCCGCAGGGCCTGATCGGCCTGTTGCGCGGCGACAACTTCGGCAAGCGGCTGGTGAGGATCGTGCCGTGA
- a CDS encoding hybrid sensor histidine kinase/response regulator has product MKKVVAGRILVVDDQPANLRVVGALLSRNGYEVFSAGNGEQALSIASETLPDLILLDVLMPGMDGFAVLAEIKLREPLMRLPVVCLTAARDREQLLRAFDAGAVDYVTKPFLPEELLARVSAHVGLKLTRDRLERVARERQELVNLVAHDLKNPLSSVLFASDILRNNGVGPERVPRYLETIYESASDALGYIKRYLETQRSRREDTERNASASLNETIDWLQNRYGLQFEARSRCMRITSLAMQDDARVAIDPLVLRQVAENLVTNAMKYAPESDLDITCRPGAPGYWQLLIEDRGPGIPASRQRELFKPFVRMHEGGNPEVDNNSTGLGLSLAKQIIANAGGQLWYEDREGGGSRFVLELAERKR; this is encoded by the coding sequence GTGAAGAAGGTCGTAGCCGGGCGCATCCTCGTGGTCGATGACCAGCCTGCCAACCTGCGGGTTGTGGGGGCATTGCTGTCGCGAAACGGCTACGAGGTGTTCAGCGCCGGCAACGGCGAACAGGCCCTGTCGATCGCCAGCGAGACCCTGCCCGACCTGATCCTCCTCGACGTGCTGATGCCGGGCATGGACGGCTTCGCGGTGCTGGCCGAGATCAAGCTGCGTGAGCCGCTGATGCGCCTGCCGGTGGTGTGCCTGACCGCCGCGCGCGACCGCGAGCAGCTGCTGCGCGCCTTCGACGCCGGCGCGGTGGACTACGTGACCAAGCCGTTCCTGCCCGAGGAACTGCTGGCCCGGGTGAGCGCACACGTGGGCCTGAAGCTCACCCGCGACCGCCTGGAACGCGTCGCGCGCGAGCGCCAGGAGCTGGTGAACCTGGTTGCCCACGATCTCAAGAACCCGCTGAGCTCGGTGCTGTTCGCCAGCGACATCCTGCGCAACAACGGCGTGGGACCGGAGCGCGTGCCGCGCTACCTCGAGACCATCTACGAAAGCGCCAGCGATGCGCTGGGCTACATCAAGCGCTACCTGGAAACCCAGCGCAGCCGGCGCGAGGACACCGAGCGCAACGCCAGCGCGTCGCTCAACGAGACCATCGACTGGCTGCAGAACCGCTACGGCCTGCAGTTCGAGGCGCGGTCGCGCTGCATGCGGATCACCAGCCTGGCCATGCAGGACGACGCACGGGTGGCGATCGACCCGCTCGTGCTGCGCCAGGTGGCGGAGAACCTGGTCACCAACGCAATGAAATACGCGCCGGAGAGCGACTTGGACATCACCTGCCGCCCGGGTGCGCCGGGCTACTGGCAGCTGCTGATCGAGGATCGCGGGCCGGGCATCCCGGCGTCGCGCCAGCGCGAACTGTTCAAACCGTTCGTGCGCATGCACGAAGGCGGCAACCCGGAGGTCGACAACAATTCCACCGGGCTGGGCCTGTCGCTGGCCAAGCAGATCATCGCCAATGCCGGTGGCCAGCTCTGGTACGAGGACCGCGAAGGCGGCGGCAGCCGCTTCGTGCTGGAACTCGCCGAACGCAAGCGCTGA
- a CDS encoding class I SAM-dependent methyltransferase — translation MKPMLFAPLLSALLVACGGATAVTADPAADTPARADTAAALDRVIAGSWRTPEFVARDGARHPKETLSFFGIRPEMTVVEIAPGGGWYMELLAPYLRERGTYVGAIVDPATVAENRREAAERGRRALAERQPASVFDRATIHGYDPAAPRFGTDGSADAVLTFRNVHNWLSAGNAQAMFEGFHKVLKPGGVLGVVEHRADRELPADDRSGYAAEQTVIALAEAAGFRLDARSEINANPADTRDHPNGVWTLPPTNRHDAADAAKYRAIGESDRMTLRFVRD, via the coding sequence ATGAAGCCGATGCTGTTCGCCCCGTTGCTGTCCGCGTTGCTCGTTGCCTGTGGCGGCGCAACCGCCGTCACCGCCGACCCCGCTGCGGATACGCCGGCACGCGCCGACACCGCCGCGGCACTCGACCGGGTGATCGCCGGCAGCTGGCGCACCCCGGAGTTCGTCGCCCGCGATGGCGCGCGCCACCCGAAGGAAACGCTGTCCTTCTTCGGCATCCGCCCGGAGATGACCGTCGTGGAGATCGCGCCCGGCGGCGGCTGGTACATGGAACTGCTGGCACCCTACCTGCGCGAGCGCGGCACCTACGTGGGCGCGATCGTGGATCCGGCGACGGTCGCCGAGAACCGTCGCGAGGCCGCGGAGCGCGGGCGCCGGGCGCTTGCCGAGCGCCAGCCGGCGAGTGTGTTCGACCGCGCGACCATCCACGGCTACGACCCGGCGGCACCGCGCTTCGGCACGGACGGCTCGGCGGATGCGGTGCTGACCTTCCGCAACGTGCACAACTGGCTCTCGGCCGGCAATGCACAGGCGATGTTCGAAGGCTTCCACAAGGTGCTCAAGCCCGGTGGCGTCCTCGGCGTGGTCGAGCACCGCGCGGACCGCGAACTGCCGGCCGACGACCGATCCGGTTACGCCGCCGAACAGACGGTGATCGCGCTGGCCGAGGCCGCCGGCTTCCGCCTTGATGCGCGCAGCGAGATCAACGCCAACCCCGCCGACACCAGGGACCACCCGAACGGCGTGTGGACGTTGCCGCCGACCAACCGCCACGACGCCGCCGATGCGGCGAAGTACCGCGCCATCGGCGAGAGCGACCGGATGACGCTGCGCTTCGTCAGGGACTGA
- a CDS encoding pseudouridine synthase codes for MLVAFNKPHGVLCQFTDRSTPQRPTLAGFGLPPGVYPAGRLDHDSEGLLLLSDDGALIHRISDPRHKLPKVYWVQVEGEADDARLEALRAGPVLNDGPTRPPQVRRLPAPPHLWPRDPPVRFRKSVPDNWIEVVLREGRNRQVRRMTAAVGLPTLRLLRISIGPWGLGGLAPGEWRPLQATAARAGAERFSQ; via the coding sequence ATGCTCGTCGCGTTCAACAAACCCCATGGGGTGCTGTGCCAGTTCACCGACCGCAGCACGCCGCAGCGGCCGACGCTTGCCGGGTTCGGGCTGCCGCCGGGCGTGTATCCGGCCGGGCGCCTGGACCATGACAGCGAGGGCCTGCTGCTGCTCAGCGACGACGGCGCACTGATCCACCGCATCAGCGACCCGCGCCACAAGCTGCCCAAGGTGTACTGGGTGCAGGTGGAGGGCGAGGCCGACGATGCCCGCCTGGAGGCGCTGCGGGCCGGGCCGGTGCTCAACGACGGCCCGACGCGGCCACCGCAGGTCCGCCGCCTGCCTGCGCCGCCGCACCTGTGGCCGCGCGATCCACCGGTGCGCTTCCGCAAGTCGGTCCCCGACAACTGGATCGAAGTGGTGCTGCGCGAGGGCCGCAACCGCCAGGTGCGCCGGATGACCGCCGCGGTCGGCCTGCCCACCCTGCGGCTGTTGCGGATTTCGATCGGCCCCTGGGGTCTGGGCGGGCTCGCGCCGGGCGAGTGGCGCCCGTTGCAGGCAACCGCCGCGCGGGCTGGTGCTGAACGCTTCAGCCAGTAA
- a CDS encoding NADP-dependent isocitrate dehydrogenase, which translates to MSSTPKILYTLTDEAPFLATQSLLPIVQAFTATAGIDVETRDISLAARILAQFPERLGDAGVADDLAELGELAKTPEANIIKLPNISASVPQLKAAIRELQAQGFDLPAYPDEPADDAERDTKARYDRVKGSAVNPVLREGNSDRRAPASVKAYARKHPHRMGKWSNESKSHVAHMESGDFYGSERSATIDAAGALKIELVATDGSTTVLKDAVKVQAGEVVDAAVMGRKALSAFIAREIDDAKAQGVLFSLHLKATMMKVSDPIMFGVAVHAFYGDALAKHADVLAQAGFDANNGIGDLYSSIASLPEAQQAAIRADIDALYAQRPGLAMVNSDKGITNLHVPSDVIVDASMPAMIRDSGRMWNAQGQLQDTKALIPDRSYAGIYQAVIEDCRANGAFDPATMGSVPNVGLMAQKAEEYGSHDKTFQIPADGTVRVTDQAGNAVFEHAVEAGDIWRMCQTKDAPIQDWVKLAVTRARLSGTPAIFWLDPQRAHDAQLIAKVERYLQDHDTAGLDIRILAPVEAMRESLARIRRGEDTISVTGNVLRDYLTDLFPIMELGTSAKMLSVVPLMAGGGLFETGAGGSAPKHVQQFVEENYLRWDSLGEFLALAASLEHLGETQGNARAKVLARALDAANGRILDNDRSPARKLGQLDNRGSHYYLALYWAQALAAQDEDAELKATFAPLAQALAGAEATIIGELNGAQGNAVDIGGYYHPALDRVAQAMRPSATFNAALAQLAH; encoded by the coding sequence ATGTCCAGCACGCCCAAGATCCTCTACACGCTGACCGACGAAGCTCCGTTCCTGGCCACGCAGTCGTTGCTGCCGATCGTGCAGGCGTTCACCGCCACCGCCGGCATCGACGTCGAGACGCGCGACATCTCGTTGGCCGCGCGCATCCTCGCGCAGTTCCCGGAGCGCCTTGGCGATGCCGGCGTGGCGGATGACCTCGCCGAACTCGGCGAGCTGGCGAAGACGCCGGAAGCCAACATCATCAAGCTGCCCAACATCAGCGCCTCGGTGCCGCAGCTCAAGGCCGCGATCCGCGAACTGCAGGCGCAGGGCTTCGACCTGCCCGCCTACCCCGACGAGCCGGCGGATGACGCCGAGCGCGACACCAAGGCGCGCTACGACCGGGTCAAGGGCAGCGCGGTGAACCCGGTGCTGCGCGAGGGCAATTCCGACCGTCGCGCACCGGCGTCGGTGAAGGCGTATGCGCGCAAGCATCCGCACCGGATGGGCAAGTGGAGCAACGAGTCGAAGTCGCACGTGGCGCACATGGAGTCCGGCGATTTCTACGGCAGCGAGCGTTCGGCGACGATCGACGCCGCCGGCGCGCTGAAGATCGAGCTGGTCGCCACCGACGGCAGCACCACGGTGCTGAAGGACGCGGTCAAGGTGCAGGCCGGTGAAGTGGTCGATGCCGCGGTGATGGGCCGCAAGGCGCTGTCGGCGTTCATCGCCCGCGAGATCGACGATGCGAAGGCGCAGGGCGTGCTGTTCTCGCTGCACCTCAAGGCCACGATGATGAAGGTCTCCGATCCGATCATGTTCGGCGTGGCGGTGCACGCGTTCTACGGCGACGCGCTGGCGAAGCACGCCGACGTGCTGGCGCAGGCCGGCTTCGATGCCAACAACGGCATCGGCGACCTGTACTCCAGCATCGCCTCGCTGCCCGAAGCGCAGCAGGCGGCGATCCGCGCCGACATCGATGCGTTGTACGCGCAGCGCCCGGGCCTGGCGATGGTCAACTCCGACAAGGGCATCACCAACCTGCACGTGCCCAGCGACGTCATCGTCGATGCGTCGATGCCGGCGATGATCCGCGACTCCGGCCGCATGTGGAACGCACAGGGACAGCTGCAGGACACCAAGGCGCTGATCCCGGACCGCAGCTACGCGGGCATCTACCAGGCGGTGATCGAGGACTGCAGGGCCAACGGCGCATTCGACCCGGCCACCATGGGCAGCGTGCCCAACGTCGGCCTGATGGCGCAGAAGGCCGAGGAGTACGGCAGCCACGACAAGACCTTCCAGATTCCCGCCGACGGCACCGTGCGCGTCACCGACCAGGCCGGCAACGCGGTGTTCGAGCATGCGGTCGAAGCCGGCGACATCTGGCGCATGTGCCAGACGAAAGACGCGCCGATCCAGGACTGGGTGAAGCTGGCGGTGACCCGCGCGCGCCTCTCCGGCACGCCGGCGATCTTCTGGCTGGATCCGCAGCGCGCGCACGATGCGCAGCTGATCGCCAAGGTCGAGCGTTACCTGCAGGATCACGACACCGCAGGCCTCGACATCCGCATCCTCGCGCCGGTGGAGGCGATGCGCGAGTCGCTGGCGCGCATCCGCCGCGGCGAGGACACCATCTCGGTCACCGGCAACGTGCTGCGCGATTACCTCACCGACCTGTTCCCGATCATGGAACTGGGCACCAGCGCGAAGATGCTGTCGGTGGTGCCGCTGATGGCCGGCGGCGGCCTGTTCGAGACCGGTGCCGGCGGCTCGGCGCCCAAGCACGTGCAGCAGTTCGTCGAGGAGAACTATCTGCGCTGGGATTCGCTGGGCGAGTTCCTCGCCCTGGCCGCCTCGCTCGAGCACCTCGGCGAGACCCAGGGCAACGCACGCGCCAAGGTGCTGGCACGGGCGCTGGATGCCGCCAACGGCCGGATCCTCGACAACGACCGTTCGCCGGCGCGCAAGCTCGGCCAGCTCGACAACCGCGGCAGCCACTACTACCTCGCCCTGTACTGGGCGCAGGCGCTGGCGGCGCAGGACGAGGATGCGGAACTCAAGGCCACGTTCGCGCCGCTGGCACAGGCGCTCGCCGGCGCCGAGGCGACGATCATCGGCGAGCTCAACGGCGCGCAGGGCAATGCGGTCGACATTGGTGGCTATTACCACCCGGCGCTCGACCGGGTCGCGCAGGCGATGCGCCCCAGCGCCACCTTCAACGCGGCGCTGGCACAGCTGGCGCACTGA
- a CDS encoding LysM peptidoglycan-binding domain-containing protein: MSDTRKTPDPASLSLKGRGGSATQTPATPGADFSRVRGSVDSTEEPARGADFGSVSSSVESTEAVLDERSHTVAKGENLSRISKQYYGSANHWKDIFEANRDLLDDPDMIQPGQVLRIPPRSGDRSDD, encoded by the coding sequence ATGAGTGATACCCGCAAGACCCCCGACCCGGCCTCGCTTTCGCTGAAAGGCCGCGGCGGCTCCGCCACCCAGACGCCCGCAACCCCGGGCGCGGACTTCTCCAGGGTCCGCGGCAGCGTCGACAGCACCGAGGAGCCGGCCCGTGGCGCCGACTTCGGTTCGGTCAGCAGCTCGGTTGAGTCCACCGAAGCGGTCCTCGACGAGCGTTCGCACACGGTCGCCAAGGGGGAGAACCTCTCGCGCATCTCCAAGCAGTACTACGGCTCGGCCAACCACTGGAAGGACATCTTCGAGGCCAATCGCGACCTGCTCGACGACCCCGACATGATCCAGCCCGGCCAGGTGCTGCGCATCCCACCGCGCTCCGGCGATCGCAGCGACGACTGA
- a CDS encoding LysR substrate-binding domain-containing protein, whose amino-acid sequence MSRPPLHALQGFVAAARSGNITRAAESMHLTVSALSHQVRALEKRLGEPLLQRHARGVVPTPAGRRLLEQVAPHLEAIAQALQPWPARRGHVLTLSVTPTMASAWLVPRLGDFLRLHPQVEFSLLSSEQLVDFHAEPHVDAAMRVGHGRWPGVVAEPLLEEWLVPMASPALIARMRDEGRTRLADWPLLGDPDGEWERWFELAGEAPPARYVAVFDDSESHHRAALDGVGVALGRVTRAKLLLDAGQLVALSPHRLQTPWRHYLVYPTRTADHPGFLAFREWVHAQAAGHTRQTTPEPTTTPADGTRGRDVRG is encoded by the coding sequence ATGTCCCGACCCCCGTTGCATGCGCTGCAGGGTTTCGTCGCCGCCGCGCGCAGCGGAAACATCACCCGCGCCGCGGAATCGATGCACCTCACCGTCAGCGCCCTCAGCCACCAGGTCCGCGCGCTGGAGAAGCGCCTGGGCGAACCCCTGCTGCAGCGGCACGCGCGCGGGGTGGTGCCGACGCCGGCCGGGCGGCGCCTGCTGGAGCAGGTGGCGCCGCACCTGGAGGCGATCGCGCAGGCGCTGCAGCCGTGGCCGGCGCGGCGCGGCCATGTGCTGACCCTGAGCGTGACGCCGACGATGGCCTCGGCATGGCTGGTGCCGCGCCTCGGCGATTTCCTGCGCCTGCATCCGCAAGTGGAATTCAGCCTGCTGTCGAGCGAGCAGCTGGTCGATTTCCACGCCGAGCCGCACGTGGATGCGGCGATGCGCGTCGGCCACGGACGCTGGCCCGGCGTGGTCGCCGAACCACTGCTGGAGGAATGGCTGGTGCCGATGGCCAGCCCCGCGCTGATCGCCCGCATGCGCGACGAGGGGCGCACGCGGCTGGCCGACTGGCCGTTGCTGGGTGATCCGGACGGCGAATGGGAACGCTGGTTCGAGCTCGCCGGCGAGGCACCGCCGGCACGCTACGTGGCGGTGTTCGACGATTCCGAGTCCCACCACCGCGCCGCGCTCGATGGCGTGGGGGTGGCGCTGGGGCGGGTCACCCGCGCCAAGCTGCTGCTGGACGCGGGCCAGCTGGTGGCGCTGTCACCGCACCGGCTGCAGACCCCGTGGCGGCATTACCTGGTCTATCCGACGCGCACCGCGGACCATCCCGGCTTCCTCGCCTTTCGCGAATGGGTGCACGCGCAGGCCGCCGGACACACCCGGCAGACCACGCCGGAACCCACCACCACACCGGCGGACGGCACGCGCGGCCGCGACGTCCGCGGCTGA